Genomic DNA from Noviherbaspirillum saxi:
TTACTTGGCGAAGTCCATCACCGTCAGTGCGGGCTCCGGACGGTACAGTGAATCTTCGCCCGCAGCGATCGCGCGGGCGTCGAGCTTGGTTCCGTAGGCAATGCCCTTCAGTCCCTCGGACGGCAGCAGCTTGACTTCGCGAACACTCTGGCCGGAAGCGAAGAGACAATGGCCAGTGCGTTTGCCGGACAGATCGCTGACCATGTACAGCACTACCTCGGCCACATGCTCGGGGGCGAGCTGGTCTCGCAGTTCGGCCGACATCACCGGCGCGGTCAGTGCGGATGCGGCAGCGGGTGCCAGCGTCCAGACGCGGATGCCGAACTTTGCGCCTTCCAGCGCCAGCACATGCGAGAAGCCCCATGCGCCCGCTTTGGATGCGGCATAGTTGCTCTGTCCGAAATTGCCGACGATGCCGGAAATCGATGTGGTATTGACAATCACACCGCCGCGGTTGTTCTCCTTCATCCAGGCGAACACCGGTTTTGTGACCGTGTACATGCTTTTCAGATTGACCTTTACCACAACGTCCCAATCCTGCTCCTCCT
This window encodes:
- a CDS encoding SDR family NAD(P)-dependent oxidoreductase — encoded protein: MALLEGKVAIITGGGRGLGEAYARLMAKEGASVVINDIGKAEDGSFTAEAVAASIRETGGRAAAHTQDISTIEGGTSLLQVALDNFGAVDILVNNAGILRDKTLLKQEEQDWDVVVKVNLKSMYTVTKPVFAWMKENNRGGVIVNTTSISGIVGNFGQSNYAASKAGAWGFSHVLALEGAKFGIRVWTLAPAAASALTAPVMSAELRDQLAPEHVAEVVLYMVSDLSGKRTGHCLFASGQSVREVKLLPSEGLKGIAYGTKLDARAIAAGEDSLYRPEPALTVMDFAK